In Flavobacterium hankyongi, the genomic window ATAAGGTTGAGTATAAGCATCCTATTGGTCAGGTGGCTTTATTGCGTCCCTTGTTTAATGTTGGTGTTTTTGAAGCACCAGGAGCAAATGAAGTAATTAATAATGTGATGTATTATTATACAGATGCTGAATCATATGATATTTCTGCTGGACCTTCAACCAGAAGAGTAATTGATTTTAGCGATGTAGAAAATTCATGGAGTATTTTACCAACAGGACAGTCTGGTAATCCTATGAGTAAACATTATAATGATCAAGCACAAATGTATATCGATGGGAAGTTTAGAAAAATGAAGATGAATAAGAAAGAGATTGAAAATACATCAACGAAACTTGTATTTAAAGTCAAATAATTACAAAATTCATGCGTTTTTAGGCTTAAAACCTTAAATTTGCACAACTGCTTATAAAAAAATAAATGCAAACTCCTCAAAAAATTGCTGTAATAGGTTCTGGATTGGTTGGAACATTATTAGCAATCTATTTAAAAAAAATGGGACACACGGTTCATGTTTTTGATCGTAGCCCTGATATTAGAACAGTTGAATTTTCAGGACGTTCGATTAATCTTGTAATGTCTAATCGTGGATGGAAAGCTTTAGAAGATATAGGAATTGATGATGAAATTCGCAAAATAGGAATCCCAGTTGATAAGCGTGCTATTCACTTACAAGATGGTAAATTAAATTATCAGTATTATGGTAAAGATGGTGAAGCAATTTTTTCACTTTCACGCGGAGTTTTAAATCGAAAAATGATTGATTTAGCGGAACAAGTTGGTGTCGAATTTAAATTTGAACATAAAATTTGGGATGTAACTTTAGCAGATGCTACATTACATATAGGAGATACCGAAAGAGGGGAGTGGACAGAATTAAAATACGATAAGGTTTTTGGAGCCGATGGTGCTTTTTCAAGAATACGTCATCGTATGCAACGTCAAAGTATGTTTGATTATTCGCAGGAGTTCATGAAAATTGGCTACAAAGAATTACACATACCTGCTAATCCTGATGGGACTCATAAAATTGATAAAAATTCATTGCATATTTGGCCACGTGGTCAATTCATGTTAATGGCATTGGCCAACCTTGACGGAAGCTTTACTTGTACACTTTTTATGCCTTTTGAAGGAGAAAATTCTTTTGAAGCTTTAAAGGAAGAAAAAGATTTAGTCGATTTTTTTGCTAAATATTTCCCAGATACAAAAGAAGTTATTCCAGATTTGGTACAAGACTTCTTTAAAAATCCAACGAGTTATCTTGTGATGATGAAATGTTTTCCGTGGACTCATGAAAATAATATTGCATTAATTGGTGATGCTGCTCATGCTATTGTCCCTTTTTATGGACATGGAATGAATGCAGGATTTGAAGATATTACGGTCTTGGTTCAAATGATTGAAAAATATGGAGATGACTGGCAGAAAATCTTTGAAGAATATGGAAAATCTCGTAAATCAAATGCAGATGCCATTGCAGAACTTTCATTGAGAAACTTTATTGAAATGAGTGCTAAAACGGCCGATGAAAAATTCTTGCTTCAAAAGAAAATCGAAAAATGGTTTTCTGACAAACATCCAGAAAAATGGTTGCCATTGTATAGTCGAGTAACATTTAGTACCCAGCCATATTCTGAAGCTCTTGCGATAGGTGATTTTCAAAATAAAATAATGGAAGAGGTTATGACAATTTCAGATATTGAAAATAAATGGGACAGTAAGGAAGTCGAAGAAAAGATAATTTCATTATTGAATTCGAAAGTGCATTAAAATAATAAATAGTTATTCTGAGTTTCAGAATTTTTAATGAAAACTCCAAATCATTTAGAATTTGGAGTTTTTATTTTTACATAAGTTCTGTAAGAAAACCTATATTTGGTATATAAACCAAAATCAACATATGGAAATAGTTTTATTGTTAATTATAATAGTTCTTGTAATTGTTATAATGAATAATCAGAATGCTAAATTCGATAATCTTCAAAATTCCATTTCTAGATTGCAGCAACGAATCAATGATTTGAATAAGCGATTGGATGAAAAAAAAGAAACTTCTACTGTTACAGAAGAGAAAAAATTAGAGACTACTCTCCATATAAGTAAAGAAGAAAACAAAACTCCTGTTTTTGCAAAAATTGATGAGCAAAAAGTAATTGAGCAAAACGTTGAGCCAATTTTAAAAGAAGAAAGCAATGAACCGCTTCAAGTAGACATTGCCAAAGAAGTAGTTAAACCTATCATCGAAAAGAAACAAATATTTGTTGAGTCTAAAAAGTCTTGGTTTGAGAAATTCAGGGAAAACAATCCAGATTTAGAGAAGTTTGTTGGTGAAAATCTGATTAATAAAATTGGAATCCTGATTTTGGTTTTGGGGATTAGTTTCTTTGTGAAATATGCCATCGATAAAAACTGGATTAATGAAACAGCTCGTGTAGGAATAGGTATTTTAGCTGGTTCACTCGTTATGGGTGTAGCTCATAAACTGAAGCAAAACTATAAGGCTTTTAGTTCTGTAATGGTTGCAGGAGCTATCAGTATTTTTTACTTTACTATTGCCATAGCATTCCATGATTATCATCTTTTTAGTCAAAGTGTAGCTTTTGCCATTATGGTTGTAATTACAGCCTTCAGTACATTTGTATCTTTGGCTTATGATCGCCAAGAATTGGCAGTGTTGTCTTTAATTGGTGGTTTTGCTGTGCCATTTATGGTTAGTACTGGTCAAGGAAATTATGTGGTGTTATTTATTTATATAGCTATTCTTAATATTGGTATTTTAGGGATTGCTTACTTTAAGAAATGGAATCTTTTGACATTGTTATCTTTTCTATTTACCACACTATTGTTTTTCTCCTGGTATATTAGTGAATTGGATGCTAATAAATTGCCACATAAAGGAGCGCTAATTTTTGCAACCCTATTTTACTTTTTGTTTAGTATTACAGCAGTTTTAAACAACGTAAGAAGCAAGGGAGAATTCTCTAAAATGGATTATTTTATTGTTTTAGCAAATACCTTCGCCTATTTTGGTTTGGGACTCGGAATTATTCATAATTGGGGTGTTGAGGCTAAAGGGTTGTTTACTTTGTCATTGGCGATATATAATCTTGTATATGCAGCAATATTATACAAGAGATTTGGATTGGATAAAAAAGCAGTGTATTTATTAATAGGGTTTGTGTTTACATTTATAACGATAACTATTCCGGTTCAGTTTGAAGGCAATCAGATAACATTGTTTTGGGCCTGTGAAGCGGTATTGTTGCTTTGGTTGTCACAAAAATCAAAAATTGATTTATTTAAAATAGGAGCTCTTCTAGTTCAAATATTAACTGTTATTAGTTTGGTTCTGGATTGGAATAATCATTACAACCTATCTGATAATAAACTTACAATAATTTTTAATCCAGCATTTTTAGCTGGTATTGTTGTCTTGGCTTCTTTAATTGCAATTCGTTTTTTACTTAAAAAAGAAGAATCGGTAACAAATGTGTTTTCGTTTAAATTTGACCCTGTTTTATATAGTTCTGTACTTCAATGGAAAATTTTAGTCATAGCATATTTTGTAGGTATTTTTGAAGTTGGTTATCAATCAGGGACATATTTGTCAAATGAGTTTTCGGCCATGTCTTTGCCAGTTACTTATCATTATGTTTTTAGTACAATTCTTGTTTACTTGGCCTTAAAACTTTATAAGGAAAAAATCTTTCCGTTGGTCACATTACTAGTTGTGATGAATGTCTTTTTGTATGTAGTGTATTTTTACAGAATCCCTTCTAATGAAGTTAGTTCAAATATTATAGCAAATTTAAATTCTGGAGTCGCGTTTTATTTCCACTACATTATCTTGGGATGCACCGCCTATTTTATTTTGATTTTAGCAAAACAAATTCTTAATGAATCTCCTTTCAGTTTCCTCAAGTCAAGAATAGCACTTTGGATATTAGTTTTTTGTGGAGTTTATGTTTTGAGTAATGAACTCATAGTGCATTGTCTTTATTTTACAGATTTGAAAAGTATAATGTCAAATGTGAAAAAACTGGCTGGAAAAGAAGATTATATGTTTGACTTTTATACCGACGAAATGTTGGACGGTATCAAAACACAAGTTGTGAAAATTGGTTATCCTATTTTGTGGGGAATATTGTCTTTTGCCTTGTTGGTTTATGGAATAAAAAAGCAGTGGAAAGAATTGCGAATTATTGCTTTGTCACTTTTAGGATTAACGATTGTGAAATTATTCGTGTACGACATCAATAATGTGTCAGAAACAGGTAAAATTGTTGCGTTTATTTTGCTTGGAGTATTGGTGTTAACTATATCATTTGTATATCAAAAGATTAAGAAGTTAGTAGTAGACGAAAACGAAAATATTGTTCAAGATGAAAAGATTGATTAATTGTTTCCTGCTTTTATTTTTGGCCAATTCAGCGATTGGACAAAAATACAGTGGGACTCTATCGGAAGTTAAGCAAGATGGATTGCATTTGGTTGGTATTACCCCTGGGATTCTTTCAGCGTGTGGAGGAACGTTAGACCATTTTAGAATTCTAGATAAAAAAAATAATGAAGTTCCTTACGCAAAATTTTCAAAAAGTAAAGATGTTTTAAATCTTAAGACTTGTAAAATTCTTGAGAGAAATAGCATACCTAACAAATTAACTTCAATAGTTGTTGAAAATTCAGAAGCGGCAAAGTTGGATCGATTATTATTGAAAATTGGCAATTCTGCGGTAGCTAAACATTACAATATTAGTGGAAGTTATGATAATAAAAAGTGGTTTGGGTTAGTGTATAACCAACAAATAAATAATTTAAGTGAGGAAGGACAAACCTTTGTAGATAGAGAGTTTTTGTTTCCGCTGAATAATTATAAGTATATCAAATTTGATTTTATTGATAAAAACTCACTTCCTCTAAACGTTATTTTGGCTTCTTATTTTGAAGAAGGTAAAATGGATGTTTTTCCTTCTGTTAAATTAACTGGTTTTGATTATAAAATTGAAATAGACAAGAAAAATAAAGTTTCAGTAATTCATGTTACTTTCAAAAAACCACAAATAATAAACGGTGTAAGATTTGAAATTACTGGACCAGAGATGTATTTGCGAGAAGCAAAACTATTGGTGAACAAATCTCGTGAGATAAAACGTAATCAAGAATTTTATCAAGGGACATTGAGCTCTTTTCAATTGAATTCTAAAGGAAACAATTATTTTGAATTTGAAGAAATTTTTGAAAAAGAACTATTCATAGAAATTGCGAATCAGGATAATCCTGTTTTAGAAATTAAGTCGGTAGAATTTTTACAAAGACCTGTTCAGATTGTCACTCATATTAAAGCGAATGAAAATTACAAGATTGCTGTCGATTCAAATTATGTTAAGCCTGATTACGATATAGTGAATTTTAATTTAAATCCTGAAGATGATATGTCTTTAGCAGTTATTGAGAATTTTAAAGAAGTTAATCTTTTTAAGAGAACAAAGGATAATAAGTTTTGGCAAAGCCAATGGTTTTTATGGGCTTCAATACTTATTGGCGGAATTCTAATTGCTTATTTTGCTTTTGGATTACTGAAAGATTTAGAGAAGAAAAATTAATTTTCTTCTCTATGAACTAAATCCATACTAAATGCAGGCTTGCAAATAGCAATATATTCACAAGGGGCATCAAACGGATTCGAATATTGAATCCTTGTGTTTTTTTCTATTTTAATTGATTGTCCCGCCTCTAGAATAACTTTTTCATCATCAATAATAAACTGTTTCTTTCCAGAAATGATATAAGTATATTCATCAAATTCTGGTGTTTGGAAAGGTTCGCTCCAACCAGGAGGTGCTACCATATGAGCGATTGAAATTTCGCTATTGTTAGTTGTGGCAAGTCCGTGATGTTCTTCTATTAATTTTCCATCAGTAGTTGGAACTACAAATGGTGACTTCTGAATAAAATACTTTTTCATAATCTAAATGTTTTAATCCCAGATATATTTCCAACTTCCATCTTTTTGTTTTTGCCAAACTGTATGAAAGATGCCTTTGAAGTCTTTTTTGTTTCCTGTTGAATCTGTGGCAGTCCAAATATATTGTCCATAGGTATAAGCCATTGTTCCATCATCAGAAACGTTTATGAAATCTGGTTTCCAAGTTACTTTTGCTTTTGAGTATTTTGGATTGTTATAATAATTCTTGATTGCTTCTTTTCCTTTAATGAGTGTGTCGTTCTCTCTTTTAATTACAGCATCTTGTGCGGCAAATTCATAAAATGCATTGGCAATACCTTCTTTAGAAGCGCAATTATTAAATGCTTTTTCTGCGTTAGTAATTTCCTCTTTTATAGTTGTTTTATCAATTTTTTGATTACAACTGAAGAGTAAAATGGAGCTTAAAAGCAAAACTGTTTTTCTCATGCTTTTATTTTTTAAAGATAAAATATACGGCTAAAACCAAAAAACACATTCCTACAGCATGATTCCATCGTAACGATTCATTTTTGAAAAAAATCATGGAGAA contains:
- a CDS encoding FAD-dependent oxidoreductase codes for the protein MQTPQKIAVIGSGLVGTLLAIYLKKMGHTVHVFDRSPDIRTVEFSGRSINLVMSNRGWKALEDIGIDDEIRKIGIPVDKRAIHLQDGKLNYQYYGKDGEAIFSLSRGVLNRKMIDLAEQVGVEFKFEHKIWDVTLADATLHIGDTERGEWTELKYDKVFGADGAFSRIRHRMQRQSMFDYSQEFMKIGYKELHIPANPDGTHKIDKNSLHIWPRGQFMLMALANLDGSFTCTLFMPFEGENSFEALKEEKDLVDFFAKYFPDTKEVIPDLVQDFFKNPTSYLVMMKCFPWTHENNIALIGDAAHAIVPFYGHGMNAGFEDITVLVQMIEKYGDDWQKIFEEYGKSRKSNADAIAELSLRNFIEMSAKTADEKFLLQKKIEKWFSDKHPEKWLPLYSRVTFSTQPYSEALAIGDFQNKIMEEVMTISDIENKWDSKEVEEKIISLLNSKVH
- a CDS encoding DUF2339 domain-containing protein, producing MEIVLLLIIIVLVIVIMNNQNAKFDNLQNSISRLQQRINDLNKRLDEKKETSTVTEEKKLETTLHISKEENKTPVFAKIDEQKVIEQNVEPILKEESNEPLQVDIAKEVVKPIIEKKQIFVESKKSWFEKFRENNPDLEKFVGENLINKIGILILVLGISFFVKYAIDKNWINETARVGIGILAGSLVMGVAHKLKQNYKAFSSVMVAGAISIFYFTIAIAFHDYHLFSQSVAFAIMVVITAFSTFVSLAYDRQELAVLSLIGGFAVPFMVSTGQGNYVVLFIYIAILNIGILGIAYFKKWNLLTLLSFLFTTLLFFSWYISELDANKLPHKGALIFATLFYFLFSITAVLNNVRSKGEFSKMDYFIVLANTFAYFGLGLGIIHNWGVEAKGLFTLSLAIYNLVYAAILYKRFGLDKKAVYLLIGFVFTFITITIPVQFEGNQITLFWACEAVLLLWLSQKSKIDLFKIGALLVQILTVISLVLDWNNHYNLSDNKLTIIFNPAFLAGIVVLASLIAIRFLLKKEESVTNVFSFKFDPVLYSSVLQWKILVIAYFVGIFEVGYQSGTYLSNEFSAMSLPVTYHYVFSTILVYLALKLYKEKIFPLVTLLVVMNVFLYVVYFYRIPSNEVSSNIIANLNSGVAFYFHYIILGCTAYFILILAKQILNESPFSFLKSRIALWILVFCGVYVLSNELIVHCLYFTDLKSIMSNVKKLAGKEDYMFDFYTDEMLDGIKTQVVKIGYPILWGILSFALLVYGIKKQWKELRIIALSLLGLTIVKLFVYDINNVSETGKIVAFILLGVLVLTISFVYQKIKKLVVDENENIVQDEKID
- a CDS encoding cupin domain-containing protein, whose protein sequence is MKKYFIQKSPFVVPTTDGKLIEEHHGLATTNNSEISIAHMVAPPGWSEPFQTPEFDEYTYIISGKKQFIIDDEKVILEAGQSIKIEKNTRIQYSNPFDAPCEYIAICKPAFSMDLVHREEN
- a CDS encoding YybH family protein produces the protein MRKTVLLLSSILLFSCNQKIDKTTIKEEITNAEKAFNNCASKEGIANAFYEFAAQDAVIKRENDTLIKGKEAIKNYYNNPKYSKAKVTWKPDFINVSDDGTMAYTYGQYIWTATDSTGNKKDFKGIFHTVWQKQKDGSWKYIWD